One window of the Acaryochloris sp. CCMEE 5410 genome contains the following:
- a CDS encoding nuclear transport factor 2 family protein has product MRREHPNISIFRRLDPSNLAADPMLFAPGFVWHFFNPHLPDIEGDYVGLAGLQAFFETLEKLTAGTFQVEPISVTAVGDELIVTHVKDRMMLNGQPIELDAVVVWRMVNGCIAEAWDIPSVYTKNSPLPQVA; this is encoded by the coding sequence ATGAGGCGGGAGCACCCCAATATCTCTATATTTAGACGATTAGACCCAAGTAACCTGGCTGCAGATCCAATGCTGTTTGCCCCTGGTTTTGTTTGGCATTTTTTCAATCCCCACCTCCCCGATATTGAGGGGGACTATGTGGGGTTGGCGGGCCTGCAAGCCTTCTTTGAAACGTTGGAGAAGCTGACGGCAGGAACCTTTCAGGTTGAACCCATCTCCGTTACGGCAGTGGGCGATGAGCTGATCGTTACCCATGTCAAAGATCGGATGATGTTGAACGGGCAACCCATCGAGCTAGACGCTGTTGTGGTGTGGCGAATGGTCAATGGCTGTATTGCTGAAGCCTGGGATATCCCATCGGTGTATACAAAGAACTCCCCGCTTCCACAAGTTGCTTAA
- a CDS encoding class I SAM-dependent methyltransferase encodes MTQSMQFWDKVADSYAKQHIADQATYEKKLEVTQKYLQPDMEVLEFGCGTGSTALIHASHVKHIRAIDFSANMIKIARSKAEAQNIQNVTFEQASIDELSLPDQSIDVVLGLNVLHLLKDKEAEIAKVHNILKPGGRFITSTVCLGGTMDWLKVIAPIGKFLRLFPLVRVFSVQELEQSLTDAGFEVEQPWQPSEFTWQLGSGKVAFIVATKAA; translated from the coding sequence ATGACTCAGTCGATGCAGTTTTGGGACAAAGTTGCTGATAGCTATGCCAAGCAGCACATTGCCGATCAGGCCACTTACGAAAAAAAGCTAGAAGTGACGCAAAAGTATCTGCAGCCAGATATGGAGGTCTTAGAGTTTGGCTGTGGCACCGGCTCTACTGCTTTGATTCATGCGTCCCATGTGAAGCATATTCGGGCGATTGATTTTTCAGCAAACATGATAAAAATCGCCCGGTCCAAAGCCGAGGCCCAGAACATCCAAAACGTCACCTTTGAGCAAGCCAGCATTGACGAGTTGAGCCTCCCTGATCAAAGTATTGATGTGGTGCTGGGACTCAACGTTTTGCATTTGCTGAAAGATAAGGAAGCCGAAATTGCTAAGGTCCATAACATACTCAAACCGGGGGGACGGTTTATTACGAGTACGGTGTGCCTAGGAGGGACGATGGATTGGCTGAAGGTGATTGCCCCCATTGGCAAATTTCTGCGGCTATTTCCACTGGTCAGAGTCTTTTCGGTCCAAGAGTTGGAGCAAAGTTTGACGGATGCGGGCTTTGAGGTTGAACAACCCTGGCAACCCAGTGAGTTCACCTGGCAGCTCGGCTCGGGAAAGGTCGCATTTATTGTGGCAACCAAAGCAGCTTAG
- a CDS encoding HEAT repeat domain-containing protein, producing the protein MPIPAYQDPVAQLLTLGYPEDLNSPEAIDYLQNFGFTDVHIPELSRLAAEEDLNWDDEGEGYSPMHACRALGQLKTEKAIQALLTLFDSEYDFLREELPTILGKIGPTCIPILSGYLAEGERPWLGISTAASGLTKIAQLNPDYRQECIDELTTALARHKEQAAETNGSLVVELINLKATGAVSVIERAYKEGPMDEMFCGSWAKVQIALGLATEADFSPEELQHQEPEWMEQIRRLANMTTELAREQSKLPDFSKGALSQNRKKSGKKTTGFGAVKPKNKKRKKK; encoded by the coding sequence ATGCCTATCCCTGCGTACCAAGATCCTGTAGCCCAACTCCTCACTCTAGGATATCCAGAAGATTTAAATAGCCCCGAGGCTATTGATTATCTCCAAAACTTTGGATTTACAGACGTTCATATCCCTGAACTCAGTCGGCTCGCTGCTGAAGAAGACTTGAACTGGGATGATGAGGGAGAGGGCTACTCCCCCATGCATGCTTGTCGTGCACTAGGTCAACTCAAAACCGAGAAAGCGATTCAAGCACTGTTGACTCTCTTTGATAGTGAGTATGACTTTTTAAGAGAAGAGTTGCCCACGATCTTGGGAAAAATAGGCCCAACCTGTATTCCCATACTCTCGGGTTATCTAGCTGAGGGGGAACGTCCTTGGCTGGGGATCTCTACGGCCGCTTCAGGACTCACCAAAATTGCTCAACTAAACCCTGATTATCGCCAAGAATGCATTGATGAATTAACGACAGCGCTAGCTCGTCATAAGGAACAAGCAGCGGAGACGAATGGAAGTTTAGTTGTCGAGTTAATCAACTTAAAAGCGACTGGAGCCGTCAGTGTGATTGAACGGGCTTACAAGGAAGGTCCCATGGACGAAATGTTTTGTGGCAGTTGGGCAAAAGTGCAGATTGCGTTAGGACTGGCAACAGAAGCAGACTTTTCTCCAGAAGAACTTCAGCATCAGGAACCAGAGTGGATGGAGCAAATCCGTCGATTGGCAAATATGACCACTGAGTTGGCACGGGAACAGAGCAAATTACCCGACTTTAGCAAAGGTGCTTTATCCCAGAACCGGAAAAAGTCAGGGAAGAAAACGACGGGGTTTGGGGCTGTGAAGCCCAAGAACAAAAAACGCAAGAAAAAGTGA